The following nucleotide sequence is from Streptomyces xiamenensis.
TGCCATGCTCCGAGCGTAACCCGGTGCGGAGGTAAAGCCGGTGTGCCGCAATGGGATGCTGGCCGGCGTGGACGATGACGGGCTGAAGATCTTCGAGGAGCACCGCGGCCTGCTGTTCGGTGTCGCCTACCGGATGCTGGGCGCCGTCGCGGACGCCGAGGACATCGTGCAGGAGACCTGGCTGCGCTGGTCGGGCGCGGAGCGCGGGGCCGTCGAGCACCCCCGCGCGTATCTGGTGCGGATCACCACCCGGTTGGCGATGGAGCGGCTGCACCGGCTGCGCGAGGCCCGCGAGACGTACCCGGGCACCTGGCTGCCCGAACCGCTGCCCACCGCCGCGCGGGTGGAGCCGGCGGAGGCGGGGGACGCGGCCGGGCCGGCGCTGCGCGCCGAGTCCGTCTCGCTGGCGGTGCTGGTGGTGCTGGAGTCGCTCAGCCCGCTGGAGCGCGCGGTGTTCGTGCTGCGCGAGGCGTTCGCGTTCCCGTACCAGGAGATCGCCGGGATCCTGGGGCGCGGGGAGGCGGCGGTACGGCAGCTGGCGGGCCGGGCCCGTCGGCATGTCGCGGAGCGGCGACCGCGCTTCGCGGTGGATCCGGTGCAGCGGCGCGAGCTGACCGAGCGGTTCCTGGCCGCCGCCACCCAGGGCGATCTGGACGGGCTCATGGCGCTGCTGGCCACCGATGTCCAGGTGGTCGGGGACGGCGGTGGCCGGGGCAAGGCCCCGCTGCGGGTGATCACCGACGCCCACAAGGCGGCCCGTTTCCTCACCGGGATCGGCGGACGCCGGCCGGCCGCGTCGCAGGTGCGCTTCGTGGACCTGAACGGCGGCCCGGGGCTGCTGGTCTCCAGCGCCGGCGCGCCGTACGCGGTGTTCCAGCTGGAGGTGGCGGACGGGCTGGTGAGCCGGGTCTATCTCATCTCCAACCCCGACAAGCTGCGGCATCTGGCGGGGATGGCCGGCGACTGAACGGCGATGCGGGCCGGCCCGGCCCGCATCGCCGTGGCCGAGCCGGCTACAGGCCGCCGGAGACCCGCAGCACCGCGCCCGTGGTGTACGAGGCCTCCTCCGACAGCAGCCAGGCGACCGCCCCGGCCACCTCCTCCGGCTGCCCGGGGCGGCGCATCGGCACCCGGTCCTGCTTGCGCCAGGGGCGCTGCGCGTCGCCCATGGCGGCGTGCATGTCGGTCACGATCATCCCCGGCTGCACGGAGTTGACCCGTACGCCGTCGGGGGCCAGCTCCTTGGCGAGGCCGACCGCCAGCGCGTCGACGGCGGCCTTCGTCGCGGCGTAGTGCACGTACTCGCCGGGGCTGCCCAGAGTGGCCGCGCCCGAGGAGATGGTCACGATGGCGCCGCCGGAGCCCTCGTACCGGGTGGACATCTCGCGGGCCGCGCGCCGGGCGCACAGCAGGGTCCCCATGACGTTGACGTCCACCACGCGCCGCATGATGTCGGTACCGGTTTCGGTGAACCGGCCCAGCGGTCCGGTGATCCCGGCGTTGCACACCGTGCCCGTGACCGGGCCGAGGGCGCGGACGGTGGTGTCGAAGAGGTGGTCGACCTGGTCGGCGTCGCTGGTGTCCACCTGGACGGTGACGGCCTGTCCGCCCGCTTCGCGCACCTTCGCCGCGGTCTCCTCGGCGGCGTCGGTGTCGCGTTCGTAGCCGATGGCGAGGTGGTGCCCGGCCCGGGCGAGGCGCACGGCGATGGCGGCACCGATACCCCGGCTGCCTCCTGTGACCACAGTGACGTGCTGTTTCATGACACGACTCTATCGAGGTACCTCGGTACCGGTGTCGGGATTGATTGGTCTTGACCAAGCCGCCGGGCCGCCCTAGGGTCCGCCATATACGCAACAACCTTTCATAATCGCGGGTTTCGGGGAGGCAGCGGTGGAAACGACGCAACGGGAGCGCGAGCCGGAGCCCAAGTACTGGCACCTGCGCACCCTGCTGTCCAAGGCCCTGGACACCGAGTTCTCGGTGGGCGAGATCCTGCCCAACGAGCGCGAGCTGGCCGCCCGCTTCGGCGTCGCCCGGGCCACCCTGCGCCAGGCTCTGGAACAACTGGAGCTCGAAGGCCGCCTCCAGCGCCGCCGCGGGGTGGGCACCACCGTCGCGCCGCCCCGCGTCGGGGTGGACCTCAGCCCCTCCCAGCACTCCTGGCCCGGCTGGTCCGGCGACCCGTGGACCGCCACCGCCGCGGCCCCCGCACCGCCGCCGCCCGCCGTGGCCCGGCTGCTGGACGTCCGGGCCGGCGAACCCGTCGAGGTCATCCACCGCACCCTGATGACCCACGGTCAGCCGGTCGCCACCGAGCAGCTGTATGTACCCGGCTCGGGCGAGCCGCGGCTCCCCGCCGCCGAAGGCCCCGAACGGGCCAGGTGGTTGCTGCGCCGGCTCCAGGAGACCGACGCC
It contains:
- a CDS encoding GntR family transcriptional regulator, whose amino-acid sequence is METTQREREPEPKYWHLRTLLSKALDTEFSVGEILPNERELAARFGVARATLRQALEQLELEGRLQRRRGVGTTVAPPRVGVDLSPSQHSWPGWSGDPWTATAAAPAPPPPAVARLLDVRAGEPVEVIHRTLMTHGQPVATEQLYVPGSGEPRLPAAEGPERARWLLRRLQETDASGQDRTVELGAAGAEAARRLERLPGSPVLLVTTRYFAAGRTAAVSVATYRADTCRLTFADQPALTALTS
- the sigJ gene encoding RNA polymerase sigma factor SigJ encodes the protein MLAGVDDDGLKIFEEHRGLLFGVAYRMLGAVADAEDIVQETWLRWSGAERGAVEHPRAYLVRITTRLAMERLHRLREARETYPGTWLPEPLPTAARVEPAEAGDAAGPALRAESVSLAVLVVLESLSPLERAVFVLREAFAFPYQEIAGILGRGEAAVRQLAGRARRHVAERRPRFAVDPVQRRELTERFLAAATQGDLDGLMALLATDVQVVGDGGGRGKAPLRVITDAHKAARFLTGIGGRRPAASQVRFVDLNGGPGLLVSSAGAPYAVFQLEVADGLVSRVYLISNPDKLRHLAGMAGD
- a CDS encoding SDR family NAD(P)-dependent oxidoreductase encodes the protein MKQHVTVVTGGSRGIGAAIAVRLARAGHHLAIGYERDTDAAEETAAKVREAGGQAVTVQVDTSDADQVDHLFDTTVRALGPVTGTVCNAGITGPLGRFTETGTDIMRRVVDVNVMGTLLCARRAAREMSTRYEGSGGAIVTISSGAATLGSPGEYVHYAATKAAVDALAVGLAKELAPDGVRVNSVQPGMIVTDMHAAMGDAQRPWRKQDRVPMRRPGQPEEVAGAVAWLLSEEASYTTGAVLRVSGGL